The Malus sylvestris chromosome 3, drMalSylv7.2, whole genome shotgun sequence genomic sequence GAAAAGTCACTTCTCGAACACATAGAATGAATATAAATatcaagttgatcttcaagtaCCAATAGGTCTTTCTTCGTAAAATCTTGAGGGTACAATTGAGTAAGGCGAAgtagtttttctttgtcaaaagcTGTAAAAGAATCATTTGAACTCAAACTAGTCAAACAAATGAGCAATTCAGTACTTGTTTCATTGAAGCGATCATTTAACTCTGTAAGCTAGGAATCAATGACAACAAAAAATAGCTCCACTTTGTAATGATGACAGTTGGTCTTTTTGTGGGTATTACGGTGCAACCTCCCATGAGCTACATATGTCTCATCCATGTTAATAACCTCAATATGATGTTGGACCGTCGCAAAAGGCCCTTTTTTTGTAGTGTATAATTACCCGTTCAATAAGCAAGTGAAGATTGTCATTGCTATAATGACTCTTCATAACTACATACGGAGGTTCTGAActtgattgtcattttgatgaaaGGGACTTTTGTGAAGAGAGCGATATtagtctaaaatatccataatatcccgatatttccataaaaaattccgtgtttttggactaccgatatttccgatatcatcgatattttagaccttgctaagtcactcatgtatcttaccatgcaatgtataaagtgtaaaatattgttctaattcaatatatataaatgattatggtgtgtttaaacttctttcattaattactacatattttctacactcacaatgtttgccagctcgctatataataaacttaaatcagttatatctatcatgcaatgcatttccttccaattttttgtgataaactaatggataattgactaaataaacatcctgcaaagtttcaataaaaatttccaagtttttcttacaatttccgtggtttttattcaatttttatctatatcgataatatcccaatatttccatcgaaatttccttgtttttagactaccaatatttccgatatcattgatattttataccttggtgatgatgatgatgaagaatacCAAAATTATCAAGTTGAAGGATCACATGAGATAGAGACATTAAGAAATAGAATAGCGGCAAGTTTGATGAATGCATCTAATTAGACTACCTTCAAGTACATTAACAATATTGTACAAATGAATCCTAGCTATTTagtctaaaatatttcaattgaagtagtttgtcatactaattaatatttaagataaagtttataaatatttttcttttaaaaataaagtatatttagtaattcacctttatttgttaagaaaattaaatcaaTAGCACAACTAGTATTATAccatttttggtcatttcatacagtcacatctgttttacataaaagtttatcaaacactatcatactgtttttattttttttccaaaagcacttttacaaaaaaatttaccaaacactctgctgctttattttacaaccacttattctcacagcacagcataAACAACTTTTTtgcaaagcacagcaatactaaaaggtttttttagctaaaatggtctatgagatttgcataactcttcaatttggtccctgagatttgaaatcgatataaTTGGTTCCttagtttgtccaccatcaatcattttggtcattctgtgaaAAATATCTGTTAAATTaggataaaatgacaaagatacccttaatttttgtcaaatcgtTTTGgcctattttttattaaagtaagggcatttttgttattttaatccttatttaacataatttttcactaaatgactaaaatgattgatcATGGACAATGTCAGGGACCgcttttattgatttcaaatatcatgaatcaaagtgaggagttatgcaaatatcataaatcattttggctaaaaagctttactaaaatataacaaaaaatatttaaaaaaaaaattaatgcacTCTGTCCAATTCAGTTTGGACCggattttaaaaatgaaaaccaaGAACCAAATCAGTTGAGATTTGTACAGTCCAATTTTCGTTTGGGTTTGACAGGTTTTGgccaacagttttttttttttttttttttctttttccggtTTTATGGCACTcgatttggtttagtttttcGTTCACTTGTTTCTCTGCCCACAACTTGTTTTTGTTGTCCATAACTccgaaattgttttttttttctcaaattcttATGTCTTAAACTTTTAGTccgagattattaaataattattttagcctaatttttttCGGTaactttttgaaaataaaatttatgtagattatctgaagttattttatgaacattttaatccaaaaaatttaaattccgataagtaattaaaaatcatacaaatatataagtgtttataaagttttaagtaaaatttgatttaaataattttagacgttaaatttaattttggattttcaaatcttttttttttaccattagatttgatcTCATTTGATCACAACTGTtagattataagtaaaaaaaaatgtttgaaatataACAATTTAGCCAGACTTAAATCCTGAGGAAATCTAGCCCAAATATGTATTTTCTCTATGTGGCTTATTTTAGCCCAATGGTTAGAGATGATTTGGAAGGGGTTTTAAAGCTTATATTTTAAGATTTATCCTCTCAACGAAAGAAGAGTCCCttgttttttaggaaaactaataaaaagggtttgaaaactttgagttttaatgataaggacaaaataaagggtaaagtgaataatatcaggattgactttttagtgtaaaaatatgatttttcgttaaaatgaacagtaccgagtgtttttcattaaagttctcttGTTTTTTGTGTAGCAGGTCAACTtgaatgaaacaaatttataatCACGTCACGTTCTGCTTCGATAATGTCATGCTATGTGGAAATTACGTACACTAATGCCCTGCGACAAAAacactgttcataagcacagtgAATTGGCGAAATATCCTTAATTTACTGTACACTTCCCTTCTTATTTTCCTTATTTGCACAGTTAAATGACGAAAAAGGCCTTGTCTCTTTACTTgctttttcaactctttcaagtttcaactagAGTCATTGAAGGGACAACACTTCACCCAGCTCACCGCCTAGCTTTTCCACCGCTTCACCCTGAACACCGCCACCACTGATTCCTCCAAATCCATGATTTCGCAGAATCGCGCCACATAACCAGTCAACAACGCAGAGCTCTCTTCGTCCACGGAAACTCATCGGTCCACCTCAACGCCGCGTGCGCAACAACTAGCACAATCCCAACCAGCAGCCGCACCCAAACATTCACCGTCACCTGGGAAGAACAGCAGTAGAACCCATTTTGCTAAAGGTAAGCAATATATCCTAATTTAGaattcaaaagttctttacaaAAGCAGTTTATCTTCTCAAACACAAAGGAAATTGGCAATATATACGGTATAAAAAATTCTGAAAAAATCTGAACAAGAAATTTAGGTCCGAGTATTAAGGATTGTTTTTGGTTGTGAAAAAGTTTGATTGAAAGAGTCCCGTCAAAAAGAGGTGAAACGCTGCTCAATTATTATTAGGTGCCGTTATTCAACTTTGTCTCTTTTTTGAGATATGATTCATATTTTCTGTAAAATGTAAAATAATTCGGACCAGCAATTTTACATTTGAACACTAATTATAACCAATACACATAAAGTTTAATTACCAAGAactacaaatataaaaaaaaaaaaatcagatgaTAATTTAAATGCTGAATATAATAAACTCATTGACTCCATAAGTGATTTATTCAACATTATAGATGAATAATAAATATCATGTAGATTCAGttgctttcatttttttttgaataatttaaaaatgagtgttaaaTTTTGGTTACGGTTTCAAACCCGCAGCGGAGCGTGGGCTTCTTTGCTAGTGTTTTCTACATAACATGATATTATTAGAGCCGAACACTGTGTGCCGTATATTGTTCCATAGAGTCCTTGTGAGGAGGTCATTACTCATtctgaacaaaacaaaaataataataaaaaataaggtcATCAAACATAGGAAGGTTTTTTGACTTTGGACTTTTGGATCTTGCATGATCCATCTACTTCGACCAAACCAGAATTATGCTGTTTGAAAGATTACGCGGCCAATGACAAAATTATCAATGGGAGTCCAGCGACTGAGATATTCCAGACTTTTCCAAGAACTCCGAACTCACGCAACTGACATATTATGTTGGTGACTGGTGAGTTTTCTGTTAAGTTGGTTGTTTTATTTCCATGTTCTGAATCTGGAGAGAGATCTTTCTGTAAAGTTAGTTATTTCAGTTAATTGGAAGCAATCCTTAGCTTTGATGAAGGTTATTTTCATTTCACTGCACTTTAATGTCtgaatttgtttgtttgtatgtttgtttataactttatatCAGCGGAGTAGTACACTCCGTTTGAAAGCTTGATCCTTCATTGTGCATTCAAATCTAATTTGAataatatacaacaacaacaacaacaacaacaaagccttttcccactaagtggggtcggttatatgaatcctagaacgctattgcgctcggttttgtgtcatgtcctccgttagatccaagtactcaagtcttttcttagggtctcttccaaagttttcctaggtcttcctctaccccttcggccctgaacctctgtcccgtagtcaccttttcgaaccggagcatcagtaggccttctttgcacatgtccaaatcaccggaaccgattttctctcatatttccttcaattttggctactcctactttacctcggatatcctcattcccaatcttatcctttctcgtgtgcccatacatcccacgaagcatcctcatctctgctacacccattttgtgtacgtgttgatgcttcaccgcccaacattctgtgccatacaacatcattggccttattgccgtcctataaaattttcccttgagcttcagtggcctatgacggtcacacaacacgccggatgcactcttacacttcatccatccagcttgtattctatggttgagatctccatctaattctccgttctcttgcaagatagatcctaggtagcgaaaacggtcactttttgtgatcttcgctagattgctccggtcattagtgtggataagtatataaatggatagagataggaaagcaaacacaagatgtacgtggttcacccagattggctacgtccacggaatagaggagttctcattaattgtgaagggtttacacaagtacataggttcaagctctcctttagtgagtacaagtgaatgatttagtacaaatgacattaggaaatattgtgggagaatgatctcgtaagcacgaaacttctaagtaccggagtgtggtatcgtcttgacttgccttatctgtctcataggtagatgtggcatcttctctggaagtactcttcctccatccaggggtggtatctgtaactggtggagatgcacaaggtaatgtatcaatttcacttgaagcttacttgtagtttcaggcttggtcaagcgcgatacaaaccatgtagtaggagtcccccaagtcgccgggctaggggatctgctgaaagaggtgacagacaaggtaagcaatcagagctccggctgattgttcacattctccctatcttgcaggcaacatgaaggataaagagaagaaaaatgagaagagatgatatgggatacttttgcttttgaagaaataactttccacaggcttattcttgaaccgggctggagggttttctggtttcctccagagtataaggccgactgaagaatttgagggtcaaaacaagtccatcaaatctagagtacgttcgaccctgctgatatgagatacttttgcttttgacagagtagtggatgtatcggcacgtgtgctgttacgcttgtctccacatgcttccttgtatccttcttacttgccctatttgttcctcaggcagatgcggtatcttccctggaagcataagatgttgaagatgagtactcgaaagcaatgccaggtaaggggttccaggcagtcagttcctggctggaagcttgattccaagtgctgactgattgctctctttctccttgtcttgcaggtaagaacaaggccaaaggaaaagacagggaaaaagcatgatatgggatactcttgcttttaaccctgatgatatgagatattcttgctctagaaTAGCTTgcttacagaggtattatcggggggaaagaaagctgaatatttcgaaagacttcgttgggagtgccctctcagataagagagagggttgagcatttttgcaggtctgcctgtccgttagggatggaggtcgacatatataggagtctccctaacatcaagtaataatgctattcctttaccctgcttggtcatagcacggtagtgggagctgtcagcttcacatgttttaactctgtcagagcactttgaaaaagtggtctgtggtatctggaaagctgatgttgcgtgtgaagattacagacaagctttatccaaggagatctagctcttgaagttgggaaagtggtgcctcttcggttttcgaacaagcaatcctgtcggggatctggctctcgagattcggagaacgatgcctcttcgatttttgagaaagtaatcatgttgggagtctgactctcgagattcgaagggcggtgcctcttcgattttggagcaagcaatcttgttgggagtgttttctcgaatgtgagtaaaggttgggcatgtttactagtctaccttgccacgaagcacagaggttgacacacagggactttccaattatccagcagtggtactgttcctttaccatttttgagaaagtaatcatgttgggagtctggctctcgagattcggagggcggtgcctcttcgattttggagcaagcaatcttgttgggagtgttttctcgaatgtgagtaaaggttgggcatgtttgctagtctaccttgccacggagcacaaaggttgacacacaaggactttccaattatccagcagtggtactgttcctttaccctctcttcgatttttgagaaagtaatcatgttgggagtctggctctcgagattcggagggcggtgcctcttcgattttggagcaagcaatcttgttgggagtgttttctcgaatgtgagtaaaggttgggcatgtttgctagtctaccttgccacgaagcacagaggttgacacaccgggactttccaattatccagcagtggtactgttcctttacccttgtgggtaataatatggtagctagaccttcaaaatttatgtgtctaaactttgttagtgttgtttctttgcaattcttttacccttcttggtcagagcgatgtagcgggagctgcaagcttcacgtgtctcaactttgtcatagaactttggcaaagttatctgtggtacccatgagttactgttgcgtgtgggaagtgggtgattgaacagtacaattcatgtgctttctacttcgtcagaaatcttcgacagaatgcccataatttccgcaaagctgagtgtgcgtgtgacaggtgctgacaaggctggaaaagtaggtgcctcttcgatttttgagatcggccctcgtggtctctgagcagcccagcttttgagaaagcaagcctcttcgatttctgagatcggccttcgtggtctttgagcaacccagcttttgagaaagcaatcgcctcttcgatttctgagatcgaccctcgtggtctctgagcagtccagcttttgagaaagcaaacgcctcttcgatttctgaagcttcgtcgagtgcagatttttataggggctgacattaagttccaaagcacacttgaatatccaccagtagaagctccattcttgcacttctaagatcttgatttgttcgacctcttctctcttcaacacctttgaaaatgtctggcccctccgaccgtcgttttgacttgaaccttgttgaagaggcagccccgcattctccagacaacatatggcacccatccttcgtctcccctactggtcctcttaccgttggggattccgtgatgaagaatgatatgaccgctgcggtagtggccaggaaccttctcactcccaaagataacagactactttccaaacggtctgatgagttggctgttaaggattctctggctctcagtgttcagtgtgcaggttctgtgtctaatatggcccaacgcctatttgctcgaacccgccaagttgaatcattggcggctgaagtgatgagtctcaaacaggagattagagggctcaagcatgagaataaacagttgcaccggctcgcacatgactatgctacaaagatgaagaggaagcttgaccagatgaaggaatctgatggtcaggttttacttgatcatcagagatttgtgggtttgttccaaaggcatttattgccttcgtcttctggggctgtaccgcgtaatgaagctccaaatgatcaacctctgatgcctcctccttctagggttttgtccagtactgaggctccgaatgatccccctccggtgccttctctttctggggctctaccgactgctgagacttctcctaagcaacctttgtgaaggctccctcttgtttgtttattttgactcaagtatatgtacatatttgtaacttatcggggatatcaataaacaagctttccttcatttcaacgtattgtgttaaatacaccaaagccttcttcgctaagttctttgaattttcttttgttgaagcttgtatgttgaagctttgtgagtggagcatgtaggttgaggtagtgttcccttaatttcccgagtgaggaaaacttctcggttggagacttggaaaatccaagtcactgagtgggatcggctatatgaatcttagaacgccattgtgttctgtcctgtgtcatgtcctccgttagatccaagtactctaagtcttttcttagggtctcttccaaagttttcctaggtcttcctctaccccttcggccctgaacctctgtcccatagtcgcatcttctaatcggagcgtcagtaggccttctttgcacatgtccaaaccaccgtaaccgattttctctcatctttccttcaatttcggctactcctactttaccccggatatcctcattcctaatcttatcctttctcgtgtgcccacacatccaacgaagcatcctcatctccgctacacccattttgtgtacgtgttgatgcttcaccgcccaacattctgtgccatacaacatcgccggccttattgccgtcctataaaattttcccttgagcttcagtggcatacggcggtcacacaacacgccggatgcactcttccacttcatccatccagcttgtattctatggttgagatctccatctaattctccgttcttttgcaagatagatcctaggtaacgaaaacggtcgctctttggtatttcttgatctccgatcctcacccctaactcgttttggcctccatttgaactgaacttgcactccatatattctgtctttgatcggcttaggcgaagacctttagattccaacacttctctccaaaggttaagctttacatttaccccttcctgagtttcatcaacactatatcgtctgcgaaaagcatacaccaaggaatatcatcttgaatatgtcctgttaactcatccattaccaacgcaaaaaggtaaggacttaaggatgagccttgatgtaatcctacagttatgggaaagctttcggtttgtccttcatgagttcttacggcagtctttgctccttcatacatatcctgtatagcttggatatatgctactcgtactcctttcttctctaaaatcctccaaagaatgtctcttgggaccctatcatacgctttttccaaatctataaagatcatatgtaaatcctttttcccatctctatatctttccatcaatcttcgtaagagatagattgcctccatggttgagcgctctggcatgaacccgaattggttgtccgaaacccgtgtctcttgcctcaatctatgctcaatgactctctcccagagcttcattgtatgactcattagcttaatacccctatagttcatgcaattttgtacatcgcccttatttttgtagataggcaccaaagtgctcgttcgccactcatttggcatcttcttcgttttcaaaatcctattgaaaaggtcagtgagccatgttatacctgtctctcccaaaactttccacacttcgataaCTTGATGAATCTATATTTGGGTATTTATAGAACTTTTATGAAGATGAGAAATGAAGTTTACTGGCACTTGATGATTCCAATCTTTGGTAAATAATTTTGTGAGCTAATTGATTGAAGATTGAAACTTAGAAGCTCAAAAAAATGTTGTTGAATCGAGGTACATCTGTAACAAATTGGCTGAAGTGTCTAGCTGCTTATGCCTATGCAGGTCATCTAGTTTGCTGAAGCATCCTCATGGGATCGAATGAGAGGGGATCCTTACTTTCAGGACTAACAGATCCTTTGtctcaaacaaataaaaacaatgCTCCAAAGGGCAGGAGAATTCGTCGTTGTAGAAGTGCTCCTGTTTCAGATTATGTAGCCTTAGAGACAGGCTTACCCTCAGGTCCACAAACCGATCAGTCCTTTTTCGGAAATATACACCCGAGTTTTCGCATTGTAGCTGCATTCTTGACTGTCTACCTAGGCTTAGGAACTGTATGTTTCTACCTAGTCAGGAACCAGCTCAAGGGAGAGAAGACAAATGGAGTTCTTGATGCTGTTTATTTCTGTATTGTGACAATGACCACTGTCGGATATGGAGACCTTGTGCCAAACAGCGTTCTTTCAAAACTAGTGGCTTGTGCTTTCGTCTTCTCAGGAATGGCTCTCGTCGTAATGATCTTGGGCAAAGCAGCTGACTATTTGGTAGAGAAGCAGGAATTATTGCTCGTTAAAGCCCTACATACGAGTAAAAAAGTTGGGCATATTGAAATTCTTAAAGATATCGAAACAAACAGTCCGAGGTACAAATGTATTGTGGTCTTTATCCTTCTTTTGCTACTCATAATTGGTGGCACAATCTTCCTAGCTACTGTTGAGAAATTGAGCCTTGTGGATTCATTCTATTGCGTTTGTTGTACCATCACAACCCTGGGTTATGGAGATAAGAGCTTTTCGTCTCAAGCAGGGCGTGCTTTTGCAGTATTCTGGATATTGACAGGTACCATTTGTTTAGCTCAGTTTTTCCTCTACGTTGCCGAGCTAAACGCCCAGAGCAGACAACGGGCGTTAGTAAAGTTGGTTCTCACTCGTAGGGTGACCAATGTAGATTTAGAGGCAGCTGATCTGGATGACGATGGCGTTGTTGGGTATGTTaaacttttcttcacaattgCTTCTGTAGTATGAGCTTATTATTTCTGAATTCTTATCTGCTGATGGTTAACTAACAAATTTCTCCACTCTTCCTCCTTTCTTTACATAGGGCTGCTGAATTTGTCATATACAAGCTCAAAGAGATGGGGAAGATTAGCCAGGAAGATGTTAGACTTGTAATGGAGGAGTTTGAAGATCTTGATGTTGATCGGTCAGGAACGTTGTCAACATCAGATATAATGCTTGCGCAACAACCTCAAATCGAGAAGTAACTCTGGCACTATGCTGGTGGCTTTGTAAGTTCGTGATATGTATGATTACTTATTCTTGCTGTGGTATAAATTTCTTTACTAGGCCATATCACAAACACCCCCGTATATCTTTTCCTATAAAGACTTGGTTAAAACGCTTGGATTGCTTCTATGTATTTTAGAGATCATTGTTCAGTATCGTTCTACCTCCGATGTCTGTCTCATTTACTGGGCTAATACAGTTTGTGTAATTAAATTGCACGATGACAGTCACTGACAAAAAGAATTTTGGAAGAAAGTCACGATTCATGACTCCTAAAATCTTTACTCAAATGGAGATATAGCGGACAAACAAATTTTGGTCCTTCGTTAGATTGACAAATGCGACTGCTTAGTTCCTTCAAGAATTTCGCCAGATGTGGTTCAGTCTGTTTTGTATTACGACAGATTTGAAGGTTGTGCATATGCGACGAGGGTGCAGTGTGGTGAGGGCTAGTAAAAGCACACAAGGTTTGATGTACTGAGGCAGTGTATAATGATCATAGTAGGAATGTGTACATTTGTGTGTTAGCATGTAGACATATTTATCTTCTGTTTTGCTTTAGTAAGACGCTTCTTTTGTGTACACTATTTGGAGAGACTTAATCATACGCCAGTGTGGAATCTCAAACAAATAAACGTATGATATCCCGTTATTCGTTTAGAATATTACGGTGGTGGTGTACCGCGGGTGCAAGTCCGTCCTCCATTTTTAGGGTTCTTTGAGTTGTGCCAGGTA encodes the following:
- the LOC126616041 gene encoding two-pore potassium channel 1-like isoform X1 — encoded protein: MGSNERGSLLSGLTDPLSQTNKNNAPKGRRIRRCRSAPVSDYVALETGLPSGPQTDQSFFGNIHPSFRIVAAFLTVYLGLGTVCFYLVRNQLKGEKTNGVLDAVYFCIVTMTTVGYGDLVPNSVLSKLVACAFVFSGMALVVMILGKAADYLVEKQELLLVKALHTSKKVGHIEILKDIETNSPRYKCIVVFILLLLLIIGGTIFLATVEKLSLVDSFYCVCCTITTLGYGDKSFSSQAGRAFAVFWILTGTICLAQFFLYVAELNAQSRQRALVKLVLTRRVTNVDLEAADLDDDGVVGAAEFVIYKLKEMGKISQEDVRLVMEEFEDLDVDRSGTLSTSDIMLAQQPQIEK